A single genomic interval of Methylocystis sp. IM3 harbors:
- a CDS encoding YbhB/YbcL family Raf kinase inhibitor-like protein, with protein sequence MNRSLTSFFAMMTLATAEAAGAQAFELRSPDIADGQRIDMKHVYDSFGCTGANLSPELTWSDPPAGTKSFAVLMHDPDAPTGGAGFWHWLVVDIPPDARRLNQGAGDASGKNLPPGAHHLENDFGDRSYGGPCPPPGKPHRYVITVYALKTDKIGDAGKGRTAIAGFTINQNALAKASITGLFGR encoded by the coding sequence ATGAATCGCAGCCTGACATCCTTTTTCGCCATGATGACGCTCGCGACGGCCGAGGCCGCCGGCGCGCAGGCCTTCGAACTCAGGAGCCCCGACATCGCCGACGGCCAGAGGATCGACATGAAGCATGTCTATGATTCCTTCGGCTGCACGGGCGCCAATCTCTCTCCCGAACTGACCTGGAGCGACCCGCCGGCCGGCACGAAGAGCTTCGCCGTGCTGATGCACGATCCCGACGCGCCGACCGGCGGCGCGGGCTTCTGGCACTGGCTCGTCGTGGATATTCCGCCGGACGCGCGCAGACTCAATCAGGGCGCCGGCGACGCTTCCGGCAAGAACCTGCCGCCCGGCGCGCATCATCTCGAAAATGACTTCGGCGACAGATCCTACGGCGGTCCGTGCCCGCCGCCCGGCAAGCCGCATCGCTATGTCATCACCGTCTATGCGCTGAAAACCGACAAGATCGGCGACGCGGGCAAGGGCCGCACGGCGATCGCCGGCTTCACGATCAATCAGAACGCGCTCGCCAAGGCCTCGATCACCGGCCTGTTCGGGCGCTGA
- the cbiB gene encoding adenosylcobinamide-phosphate synthase CbiB, producing the protein MSFGVALAALAIEAGAGYPDSLFRRIGHPVTWIGALIGALDRRLNRESDTFARRRAKGAAALMLVAALPLAAGVVIERLCEALPLGWLLAALLASSLLAQRSLYDHVAAVAQGLSRGLDEGRREVAKIVGRDVAALDEAGVARAAIESLAENFSDGVVAPALFLALFGLPGALVYKAVNTADSMIGHKSDRHLAFGWAAARCDDLLNLVPARVAAGLIVATAAAIPAASAKGALDAARADAARHASPNAGWPEAAMAGALGLALGGPRAYHGATVDGALLGRGRREATAADIFRGLMIYKGSAAVLWLLMFAGAAAGAR; encoded by the coding sequence ATGAGTTTCGGCGTTGCGCTGGCGGCGCTCGCGATCGAAGCGGGCGCGGGCTATCCCGATTCGCTCTTCCGGCGCATCGGCCATCCGGTCACCTGGATCGGCGCCCTCATCGGCGCGCTGGACCGCCGGCTCAACCGTGAGAGCGACACCTTCGCCCGGCGACGCGCCAAGGGCGCCGCGGCGCTGATGCTCGTCGCCGCCCTCCCGCTCGCCGCGGGAGTCGTCATCGAGCGGCTCTGCGAGGCCCTGCCCTTGGGCTGGCTTCTCGCCGCGCTCCTCGCCTCGAGCCTCCTTGCTCAAAGAAGCCTTTACGATCATGTGGCGGCCGTAGCGCAAGGGCTGTCACGCGGCCTCGACGAGGGGCGCCGCGAGGTCGCGAAGATCGTCGGCCGCGACGTGGCCGCGCTCGACGAGGCCGGCGTCGCCCGCGCGGCGATCGAAAGTCTCGCCGAGAATTTCTCCGACGGCGTCGTCGCGCCCGCGCTGTTTCTCGCCCTCTTCGGCTTGCCGGGCGCGCTCGTCTACAAGGCGGTCAACACCGCCGACAGCATGATCGGCCACAAATCCGACCGCCATCTCGCCTTCGGCTGGGCGGCGGCGCGCTGCGACGATCTCCTCAACCTCGTGCCCGCGCGGGTCGCGGCGGGCCTCATCGTTGCGACGGCCGCGGCGATCCCGGCCGCCTCGGCGAAGGGCGCGCTCGACGCCGCCCGCGCCGACGCCGCGCGACACGCCTCGCCCAACGCCGGCTGGCCCGAGGCCGCCATGGCCGGCGCGCTCGGCCTCGCGCTTGGCGGCCCGCGCGCCTATCATGGCGCGACGGTGGACGGCGCCCTGCTCGGGCGTGGCCGGCGGGAGGCCACAGCGGCGGATATTTTTCGCGGATTAATGATTTACAAAGGGTCGGCCGCCGTGCTTTGGCTACTGATGTTCGCCGGCGCGGCGGCGGGCGCTAGATAG
- a CDS encoding polyhydroxyalkanoate depolymerase — MDRMSYHVYEMLHLAFAPARAATDALLHTIKSPLNPLYHTSLGRSIAASAELFERMTRRYGKPMFGLDSTVVDGVTVEIAEEHVWMKPFCGLLHFKRQFEGEAPRQSKLLIVAPMSGHYATLLRGTVEAFLPSHDVYITDWADARTVPLIEGGFDLDDYIDYLEEMMGFLAEDGTPVHTLGVCQASVPLICAIAAMEAADDPAAPQSMILMGGPIDTRVNPTAVNKLAEKRGIEWFRRHCIHTVPFPHAGMGRDVYPGFLQLSGFMAMNIERHVTAHMEMFNHLIEGDGDSAEKHRDFYDEYLAVMDLTAEFYLQTVERVFIRHEVPLGLLRHRGELVDLKAIRRTALLTVEGEKDDISGVGQTLAAQELCAGIPAARKAHHLQDGVGHYGVFNGSRFRRDIAPRICAFTGDMERVEA, encoded by the coding sequence ATGGATCGTATGTCCTATCATGTTTACGAGATGCTGCATCTGGCCTTCGCGCCGGCGCGCGCGGCGACTGACGCCCTGTTGCACACGATCAAGAGCCCCCTCAATCCGCTCTATCACACCTCGCTCGGCCGCAGCATCGCGGCCTCCGCCGAACTCTTCGAGCGCATGACGCGCCGTTACGGCAAGCCGATGTTCGGCCTCGATTCGACCGTCGTCGACGGCGTAACGGTCGAGATCGCCGAAGAGCATGTCTGGATGAAGCCCTTCTGCGGCCTGCTGCATTTCAAGCGGCAGTTCGAGGGCGAGGCGCCGCGTCAATCGAAGCTTCTCATCGTCGCGCCAATGTCGGGCCATTACGCCACGCTGCTGCGCGGGACGGTCGAGGCCTTCCTGCCGAGCCACGACGTCTATATCACCGACTGGGCGGACGCGCGCACCGTGCCGCTCATCGAGGGCGGTTTCGATCTCGACGATTACATCGACTATCTCGAAGAGATGATGGGCTTCCTTGCCGAGGACGGGACGCCCGTCCACACGCTTGGCGTGTGTCAGGCCTCCGTGCCCCTGATCTGCGCCATCGCCGCCATGGAGGCGGCCGACGATCCGGCGGCCCCCCAATCCATGATCCTGATGGGCGGACCGATCGATACGCGCGTCAATCCCACCGCGGTCAACAAGCTCGCCGAGAAGCGCGGCATCGAGTGGTTCCGCCGCCACTGTATCCACACCGTTCCCTTCCCTCATGCGGGCATGGGGCGCGACGTCTATCCGGGCTTCCTCCAGCTTTCGGGCTTCATGGCGATGAATATCGAGCGCCATGTGACGGCTCATATGGAGATGTTCAACCATCTGATCGAGGGCGACGGCGACTCGGCCGAGAAACACCGCGACTTTTACGACGAATATCTCGCCGTGATGGATCTGACGGCCGAATTCTATCTCCAGACGGTCGAGCGCGTATTCATCCGGCACGAAGTGCCGCTCGGGCTCCTGCGCCATCGCGGCGAACTCGTCGACCTCAAGGCGATCCGCCGCACGGCCCTGCTCACTGTCGAAGGCGAGAAGGACGATATTTCCGGCGTCGGCCAGACGCTCGCCGCGCAAGAGCTCTGCGCCGGCATTCCGGCGGCGCGCAAGGCGCATCACTTGCAGGACGGCGTCGGCCATTACGGCGTTTTCAACGGCTCCCGCTTTCGCCGCGACATTGCGCCGCGCATCTGCGCCTTCACCGGGGACATGGAGCGCGTCGAGGCGTAA
- a CDS encoding WcbI family polysaccharide biosynthesis putative acetyltransferase: MTQMFSQIEKQIFKSWIQYAIEPRIAKLTGRQIRTTGPRIAVMGNCQAFGVAYAMKVMDPSATVHHFSAIGHSRFANFDLLVKTLETYDYVFSHEFLSGHLRGPGDSAELRQRLPRVTRLPAVTFAAFHPDLIYIQDPTQPLHGFIFGPLGPYHSAIAVFGYRAGLSLDETRALFNENVFQAAGYLDIWNDAARELLETTKRDFDVDLSTELMKWSRRGVFMFSLVHPMHYVLFDIAKIMWEKVGLKPPATDFSYYQIHDLARAEIFPVYPPIAKHFGVQGGYLFKLQNHHLANDVGDFLTLPQYLAACFRTYEKEGAARLGNPRVDAWLADEKTKNLLVGLARENLKAGRLPTL, from the coding sequence ATGACCCAAATGTTCTCCCAGATCGAGAAGCAGATTTTCAAGTCCTGGATCCAGTACGCCATCGAGCCGCGCATAGCCAAGCTGACCGGGCGCCAGATCCGCACCACCGGCCCGCGCATCGCGGTGATGGGCAATTGCCAGGCGTTCGGCGTCGCCTATGCGATGAAGGTCATGGACCCGAGCGCCACCGTCCATCATTTCTCGGCGATCGGGCATTCGCGCTTCGCCAATTTCGATCTCTTGGTCAAGACGCTCGAAACCTATGATTACGTCTTCTCCCACGAGTTCCTCTCGGGTCATTTGCGCGGGCCGGGAGATTCGGCCGAGCTGCGCCAGCGCCTGCCGCGCGTGACGCGGCTGCCGGCCGTGACCTTCGCGGCCTTTCATCCCGATCTCATTTACATCCAGGACCCCACGCAGCCGCTGCACGGCTTCATCTTCGGGCCGCTCGGCCCCTATCATTCGGCGATCGCCGTCTTCGGCTATCGGGCGGGCCTGTCGCTCGACGAGACGCGGGCGTTGTTCAACGAAAACGTCTTTCAGGCGGCGGGCTATCTCGACATCTGGAACGACGCGGCGCGCGAACTGCTCGAAACCACCAAGCGGGATTTCGACGTCGATCTCTCGACGGAGCTGATGAAGTGGTCGCGCCGCGGCGTCTTCATGTTCAGCCTCGTGCATCCCATGCATTACGTGCTCTTCGATATCGCGAAGATCATGTGGGAGAAGGTCGGGCTGAAGCCGCCGGCCACGGATTTCAGCTATTATCAGATCCACGATCTCGCCCGCGCCGAGATTTTTCCGGTCTATCCGCCGATCGCGAAACACTTCGGCGTGCAGGGCGGCTATCTGTTCAAGCTGCAAAATCACCATCTCGCCAATGACGTGGGCGATTTCCTCACGCTGCCGCAATATCTCGCGGCCTGTTTCCGCACCTATGAAAAAGAAGGCGCCGCGCGTCTCGGCAATCCGCGCGTCGACGCCTGGCTCGCCGACGAGAAGACGAAGAACCTGCTCGTCGGCCTCGCGCGGGAGAATCTGAAGGCGGGTCGCCTGCCGACGCTCTGA
- a CDS encoding GSCFA domain-containing protein, which yields MADNPYSSLPDHRFWRKAVTGLPPFAIDPLMSTPFKIAREDRVATAGSCFAQEIAHRLQTSGYTYYLAEKPPQGMSAEEALRRNYSMYSCRYGNIYTTAQFRQLLDRAYGDFKPSLDYWNSPDDGRFVDPFRPRIEPEGYATLEDMRADREGHLAAVRHMLETMDVFVFTFGHTETWRHKADGAILQLAPGVAGGTWDDSVYEFYNMTVSEVVRDFLAAVDRIRAVNPKVRIILSVSPVGIIATYEDRHVVVSNTAVKSILRAAADEVVRARPNIAYFPSYDLVNVSPNAGRFYREDTRRINSHGIDRTMKMFFDHFTDRAREEEAVRALKVDVAAEAEANARVVCDEEAIESA from the coding sequence GTGGCGGACAATCCCTATAGCTCCCTACCCGACCATCGCTTCTGGCGCAAGGCTGTGACCGGTCTGCCGCCCTTCGCCATCGATCCGCTGATGTCGACGCCGTTCAAGATCGCGCGCGAGGATCGCGTGGCGACGGCCGGAAGCTGCTTCGCGCAGGAAATCGCCCACCGCCTCCAGACGAGCGGCTACACCTATTATCTCGCCGAAAAGCCGCCGCAGGGCATGTCGGCCGAGGAGGCGCTGCGCCGCAATTACTCGATGTATTCCTGCCGCTACGGCAATATCTACACCACCGCGCAGTTCCGCCAGCTCCTCGACCGCGCTTACGGCGATTTCAAGCCGTCGCTCGATTACTGGAACAGCCCGGACGACGGCCGATTCGTCGATCCCTTCCGCCCGCGGATCGAACCTGAGGGCTACGCCACGCTGGAGGACATGCGGGCCGACCGCGAGGGTCACCTCGCCGCCGTGCGCCACATGCTCGAAACGATGGACGTCTTCGTCTTCACTTTCGGGCACACGGAGACCTGGCGCCACAAGGCGGACGGCGCGATCCTGCAACTCGCGCCAGGCGTCGCCGGCGGGACGTGGGACGATAGCGTCTACGAGTTCTACAATATGACGGTGAGCGAGGTCGTCCGCGACTTCCTCGCCGCCGTGGACCGCATCCGCGCCGTCAATCCGAAAGTGCGCATCATTCTCAGCGTCTCGCCCGTCGGCATCATCGCGACCTATGAGGACCGGCATGTCGTCGTATCGAATACGGCGGTGAAGTCGATCCTGCGCGCGGCCGCCGACGAGGTCGTGCGGGCGCGGCCGAACATCGCTTATTTCCCCTCTTACGATCTCGTCAACGTCTCGCCGAACGCCGGACGCTTCTATCGGGAGGATACGCGGCGCATCAATTCGCACGGCATCGACCGCACGATGAAGATGTTCTTCGATCACTTCACCGACCGCGCGCGCGAAGAGGAGGCGGTGCGCGCGCTCAAGGTCGATGTGGCCGCCGAGGCCGAAGCCAACGCCCGCGTCGTCTGCGACGAGGAAGCAATCGAGTCGGCCTGA
- a CDS encoding DUF1772 domain-containing protein encodes MIIGSLALAAAGAFTGASLYVNYVEQPARLALSDDALIKEWEPSDHRGFLLLAGLAAAAAIFGFIAYRELDDLRWLFGALVMLASWPYTYWAIVPLNNRILGLIGADAAHEARKVIDLWGRLELGQTAIGVLGLAIFVWAAG; translated from the coding sequence ATGATCATTGGTTCGCTTGCGCTCGCGGCGGCGGGCGCGTTCACCGGCGCGTCTCTTTACGTCAATTATGTCGAGCAGCCCGCGCGTCTGGCCTTAAGCGACGACGCGCTCATCAAGGAGTGGGAGCCCTCCGATCATCGCGGCTTCCTCCTGCTCGCCGGATTGGCGGCGGCTGCCGCAATTTTCGGCTTCATCGCCTATCGCGAGCTCGATGATCTGCGCTGGCTCTTCGGCGCCCTCGTCATGCTCGCCTCATGGCCCTACACCTATTGGGCGATCGTGCCGCTCAACAACCGCATCCTGGGCCTCATCGGGGCCGATGCGGCCCATGAGGCCCGCAAGGTCATCGACCTGTGGGGCCGGCTGGAGCTGGGGCAGACCGCGATCGGAGTACTGGGCCTCGCGATTTTCGTCTGGGCGGCGGGCTGA